The genomic region GCTGCCCAGGGGGTCGTAGGTCACCCGGATCAAGAAGCGGCCATTACCGGTATTGTAACGAGCATATCGCTGCGACAAATAGTCATAATCCGGATCTTTGCGAAGCGCAGCAGTCTGAGCTGGCGTCAAATTGGCCATGATCGCAATCGGCGGACGCCAGTCGGCGCCTTCCACGCTCGTGCGAAGCTGGTCATCGGCGAACCGAAGCCCCGACTGCGCGTAATCATCCGCAGTCTGCACCGTTCCCGCCGTATGAGCATTGACCAGGTTGCGCGCGACGATAGTAACGAACAAACCTCCCACAAAAGCGAGCAGCAACAGAACGAGCAGCGCGATGACAATCGTCTGGCCCTGCCGCGCCTTGCGGCGAAATGGAGATTTACTGACAACAAGAATACTGGATTTGCTCTTCATCGAAACCGTGCCTATACTGCCGCTTAGCGGTTGCTGTTGCCAACTTTGACATTGCTGCTGGCGCTGACGATTTGCGCCAGGCTACCGGAGGTGGGATAAAGCCTGACTCCAATGGTCACACCGATCAAATCGCGGCTCTGATAATCAACACGCACGCTCATAGGCGCCGCCGGGTTGCTCAAATCTCTCGGCTTAGTCTGGTCGACAACTGTAAGGTTCGACTGATACTGCCAGACAATAGAGACGGGCAGCCCATTAGCCGAAGGATTGAACAAGATCGTTCCCTGCTCATAGTCCACGAGATATTCATTGTCGCCAGGGGACTCACCCGGTCCTACCGGCGTATATAAAATCGTCTCCGCCACTCCTGGGTTCGCTGTTGGAATTGCCTCTCGCTTTGGCCCATAAACCCGGACCGATCCAGGCGTCACGATCGCGTTCGTCACCGTAACGAGTGGCGATTTTGGTAATACTTTAAGATCAACAGAATTCGCCGCGCTCGGAGCCAGACCAACCGTCGTGTCCCACGAAGTATTGGCTCGCTTCGTTCGAATTTCGAGATCTGTTCCTGTGTATAAGTCTGGATCAGGCAATGCATTGACGGCAAACGAGATCGTTCCGCTATCCGGATTAACGACAGCTGGCACATAATCCGGAGTCGCAATTCCCTTAACCGGAGCTCCATATGTCACATTATAGACAGCCGCTGGCGTCGCCGACAGGAAATATTCAACCAAGTCACCAGCCGCAATGCCGAGACTAGTATTATCAATCGGGGAACGCTCAATGCGATACTTCGCTCCGGCAGGCAGAGCATTCGGATCAGCCGCAGCTCCATTGATCGCCGAGTAAAAGTTGATCGTGAAAGGTTGATTCCAAGCCTGACCCTCCGTGCGATAGACAGACGGAATGAATGGCAGACCATTATTGTCCGCCGCCTTCTCTGGCACGCCGGCCCCAACATAATCCGTATTTGTCGCCGGGGTTGCATCATTGGTAATAGTTGGCTTGAACGTCACGCTCGTATTGACGACTGGATATGCGGAGGTAGGGATAACAGAATCCTGCATTGCGCCGTAATGGGCAATCCCTTTGAAAGTCCCCGAGGCGTCATAAGCAATCGAGCCGTCCGAATT from Capsulimonas corticalis harbors:
- a CDS encoding type II secretion system protein; translated protein: MRHTNVHSEKSGNTTARADARAGFTLVELLVVIAISVLLFGLLLKPLVDSLSLTQQAQATAAAQDSARKTMEVVTRELGSAAYVYDNASHPFVGASAASVDPNTGYPYERFSNFLNLEIPNFNVGQTTFGHAFNAKLDFVLPRKQSGRYADPTLDNEPIVIETVNGVQVVRPTGLLLPIAPGTTMVRYFVGLQNPEKPYRNVHEGSGASNGDDNTYVLYRAQFRPQATDPQTGKYLLFDVPDESGATPDNQQSPIFDDPDFFRKVSTSDVNWLDAGHNPYTAAQVTAHNNRLVQWEKIAQHVIGAPKVDLLMLPHNSDGSIAYDASGTFKGIAHYGAMQDSVIPTSAYPVVNTSVTFKPTITNDATPATNTDYVGAGVPEKAADNNGLPFIPSVYRTEGQAWNQPFTINFYSAINGAAADPNALPAGAKYRIERSPIDNTSLGIAAGDLVEYFLSATPAAVYNVTYGAPVKGIATPDYVPAVVNPDSGTISFAVNALPDPDLYTGTDLEIRTKRANTSWDTTVGLAPSAANSVDLKVLPKSPLVTVTNAIVTPGSVRVYGPKREAIPTANPGVAETILYTPVGPGESPGDNEYLVDYEQGTILFNPSANGLPVSIVWQYQSNLTVVDQTKPRDLSNPAAPMSVRVDYQSRDLIGVTIGVRLYPTSGSLAQIVSASSNVKVGNSNR